The proteins below are encoded in one region of Arthrobacter sp. CJ23:
- a CDS encoding fumarylacetoacetate hydrolase family protein, translating into MTVSAPRRLARVRPLSAVAPDEHFFVANDAPDFASGAGRAWTVIDSPFTGSRANTNSPARPGWESGTVVDQDSFTFLAPSLPVNVFGMAHNTGQPGRDLPPQAFHKAASSVIGPGEAIELSSAVGYVDPEAELTVVVGRTVRGLTLETARSAILGFTIGNDVSARDLQKSDELWISAKSQDTFTPAGPWIVTELDDSDLSIGIVHNGTELKAASSADLGWKVDEILVYLTSFMTLQPGDLVLTGFPAECARIQPGDTVVCRVEGIGELSNPVKAASWEETPA; encoded by the coding sequence ATGACTGTCAGCGCACCCCGCCGCCTTGCCCGCGTCCGCCCGCTCTCCGCGGTTGCCCCCGACGAGCACTTCTTCGTGGCGAACGATGCCCCGGACTTCGCCTCCGGGGCCGGCCGGGCCTGGACGGTCATCGATTCCCCCTTCACGGGCTCCCGCGCGAACACCAACAGCCCGGCCCGGCCCGGCTGGGAGAGCGGCACCGTGGTGGACCAGGACTCGTTCACCTTCCTCGCTCCGTCGCTTCCCGTCAACGTTTTCGGCATGGCCCACAACACGGGGCAGCCCGGCCGCGATCTCCCGCCGCAGGCCTTCCACAAGGCGGCGTCCAGCGTGATCGGCCCGGGTGAGGCGATCGAGCTGAGCTCAGCGGTCGGTTACGTGGACCCGGAAGCTGAACTGACCGTCGTCGTCGGCCGTACTGTGCGCGGCCTGACGCTGGAGACCGCCCGCAGCGCCATCCTGGGCTTCACCATCGGCAACGACGTCTCGGCGCGCGATCTGCAGAAATCGGACGAGCTGTGGATCAGCGCCAAGAGCCAGGACACCTTCACCCCGGCCGGCCCGTGGATCGTCACGGAACTCGACGATTCGGATTTGTCGATCGGCATCGTCCACAACGGCACGGAGCTGAAGGCCGCCAGCAGCGCCGACCTCGGCTGGAAGGTGGACGAAATCCTGGTCTACCTGACCTCCTTCATGACCCTGCAGCCCGGCGATCTGGTGCTCACCGGCTTCCCCGCCGAATGCGCCCGCATCCAGCCCGGAGACACCGTGGTGTGCCGCGTTGAGGGCATCGGCGAACTCAGCAACCCGGTCAAGGCAGCTTCCTGGGAGGAAACCCCCGCCTGA
- a CDS encoding GtrA family protein yields MENAAETTQLLESPGKKPRKRHSGILRYPAVRQLLRFTGVGVICTATSLALYALLRQWIDPQFANAAALIITSVMNTALNRRLTFKITGSRKRMQDHLNGLIVIAVALVITGGSLGILHWFHPGATVTEELWTTTLSGFLATAVRFTLLRHWIFRRARHV; encoded by the coding sequence ATGGAGAATGCCGCGGAGACCACACAGTTACTGGAGTCTCCCGGGAAGAAGCCACGCAAACGGCACAGCGGCATCCTCCGCTATCCTGCCGTGCGGCAGCTGCTGCGCTTCACCGGCGTCGGCGTCATCTGCACCGCAACGTCCCTGGCCCTGTACGCCCTGCTCCGCCAGTGGATCGATCCGCAGTTTGCCAACGCGGCCGCGCTGATCATCACCTCGGTCATGAATACGGCCCTGAACCGCAGGCTGACCTTCAAGATCACGGGCAGCCGGAAGCGGATGCAGGACCACCTGAACGGCCTCATCGTGATTGCGGTTGCCCTGGTCATCACGGGAGGCAGCCTGGGGATCCTGCACTGGTTCCACCCCGGGGCCACGGTCACGGAGGAGCTCTGGACCACCACGCTGTCCGGCTTCCTCGCCACGGCGGTGCGGTTCACGCTGCTGCGGCACTGGATCTTCCGGCGCGCCCGGCACGTCTGA
- a CDS encoding cysteine desulfurase family protein, which translates to MIFLDAAATTPVRREVLEAMWPYLSGEFGNPSSHHTLGEAAASALAGARAAVARVLGCRPGEVTFTSGGTEADNLAIKGIALARQAADPALNRVVISAVEHPAVEESARYLERIHGFAVDVLPVGADGRVSVDALRAVLRPETALVSIMYANNEVGTVQPVAELAAVASEHSVPFHTDAVQAAGWMPLDVKALGVGALSISGHKLGAPKGSGVLYVRGRIRVEPLVHGGGQERGRRSGTENVAGAVALATALTLAHAERPDLAARVAGLRERFIASILDTVPGALLTGHRTERLPSVASFCFPGTSGESVLLELERLGVVCSSGSACAAGSDAPSHVLLALGLEAEVAQTAVRFSFNSTVTAEELEQAAAAVQTAVGAVQGLGKR; encoded by the coding sequence ATGATCTTCCTCGACGCCGCCGCCACCACGCCCGTCCGCCGCGAGGTCCTCGAGGCCATGTGGCCCTACCTGAGCGGCGAGTTCGGCAACCCCTCCAGCCACCACACCCTGGGCGAGGCGGCGGCATCGGCGCTCGCCGGGGCCCGGGCGGCCGTGGCCAGGGTGCTCGGCTGCCGCCCCGGCGAGGTCACCTTCACCTCCGGCGGCACGGAGGCGGACAACCTCGCCATCAAGGGCATCGCCCTGGCCCGGCAGGCAGCGGATCCGGCGCTCAACCGCGTGGTCATCAGCGCCGTCGAGCATCCCGCGGTGGAGGAATCGGCGCGGTACCTGGAACGGATCCATGGATTTGCCGTGGACGTCCTTCCCGTGGGCGCCGACGGGCGGGTCTCCGTGGACGCCCTGCGGGCCGTACTCCGGCCGGAGACCGCCCTGGTGAGCATCATGTACGCCAACAATGAGGTGGGCACCGTCCAGCCCGTGGCCGAACTGGCCGCCGTGGCCTCGGAGCACAGCGTGCCGTTCCACACGGACGCGGTGCAGGCCGCCGGCTGGATGCCGCTCGATGTCAAGGCCCTCGGCGTGGGTGCGCTCAGCATCTCGGGCCACAAGCTCGGTGCCCCTAAGGGATCGGGCGTGCTCTACGTCCGCGGCCGGATCCGGGTCGAGCCGCTGGTGCACGGCGGCGGGCAGGAGCGCGGACGCCGCTCGGGCACCGAGAACGTCGCAGGTGCCGTGGCTCTGGCCACGGCGCTGACGCTGGCCCACGCCGAGCGGCCGGACCTTGCCGCCCGCGTTGCCGGGCTCCGCGAGCGCTTCATCGCCAGCATCCTGGACACGGTTCCGGGCGCCCTGCTCACCGGACACCGCACGGAGCGGCTGCCCTCGGTGGCCTCCTTCTGTTTCCCCGGCACCAGCGGCGAATCCGTGCTGCTGGAGCTCGAGCGCCTCGGCGTGGTCTGCTCCAGCGGATCGGCGTGTGCCGCGGGCTCGGACGCGCCCTCGCACGTGCTTCTGGCGCTGGGCCTGGAAGCGGAGGTGGCGCAGACCGCCGTGCGCTTCAGCTTCAACTCGACGGTGACCGCCGAGGAACTGGAACAGGCAGCGGCAGCCGTGCAGACCGCCGTCGGGGCCGTGCAGGGGCTCGGCAAACGTTAA